TCAAAGTGAGCTTCACGTGGGGGCAAAGCCCCATCCCCCCAGGGGCCTGACCTGTCTCCCTGACAGTCAAGGGAGGTCCAGCTGTCGTCCCACCTGATGCCTCAGGTCACATAATGGAAAAAACATAGGGAAGCCAAGCATCATTGTTCATGAGAGACTGACACAGGATTCCCCCATGTGGCCTCCCCAGGCCCATCGAGTCACCATCCCTCCTGAAAAGGACATGAGAgccatggaggagggcagggtgtAGGAAGGAGGATGTGAGCATCGAGAAGGCTCCTGGATGTGGGGATCAGAGGCACAGCCTGCTGAAGATGGCTCTTATGTTCAGGCTACAGGCCTGCTCTCTCATTCCACTATACTCTCTGTTCCCTTCTGTCCCAGCTTCTGGGGATTCCAAGCTCTCCTGCAGACTCACTGCCCCAAGTAGACTGAATGTCAGGCAGGGGAAAGCCTGTCATTTAAAGCACACTGATCATGGGGCTGGTGGACTTTTACAGCATCCACAGGGGTGTGATATTCAATGatttcccttggaaatgaacagagatcatcctgttgtttttgagattgcatccaagtactgcatttcggacccttttgttgactatgagagttactccatttcttctaagggattcttgcccacaatagtaagTATAATGGTCAActgacttaaattcacccattccagtccattttagttctctgattcctaaaatgtcaacgttcactcttgccatctcctgtttgaccacttccaatttgccttgattcatggacctaacattccaggttcctatgtagtaatgctctttacagtatcggaccttgcttccatcaccagtcacatccacagctgggtgttgttttgctttggctctgtctcttcattctttctggagttgtttctccactgacctccagtagcatattgggcacctaccaatctgggaagttcatctttcagtatcttaactttttgctttttcatactgtttctggggttgtcaaggcaagaatattgaagtggtctgccattcccttctccagtggaccacattttatcagaatgtggtccactgtttgcatgcaatctcaaaaatgacagaatgatctctgttgatttccaaggcaaaccattcaatatcacggaaatccaagtctatgccccaaccagtaatgctgaagaagctgaagttgaacggttctataaagacccacaagaccttctagaactaacaccccaaaaagatgtccttttcattataggggactggaaagtgaaagtaggacgtcaagaaacacctggagtaacaggcaaatttggccttggagtacagaatgaagcagggcaaaggctaatagagtttttccaagataaggcactggtcatagcaaacactgtcttccaacatcacaagagaagactctgcacatgcacatcaccagatggtcatcgaaatcagactgattatattctttgcagccaaagatggagaagctctatacagtcagcaaaaccaagattgggagctgactgtggatcagatcatgaactccttattgccaaatttagacttaaattgaagaaagtatgcaaaaccactagaccatccaggtatgacctaagtcaaatccctaatgattatacagtggaagtgagaaatagatttaagggactagatccgacagacagagggcctgatgatctatggatggaggttcgtgacactgtacaggagacagggatcaagaccttccccaagaaacaaaaatgcagaagagcaaaatggctttccgaggaggtcttacaaatagccatgaaaagaagagaagcaaaagcaaaggagaaaaggaaagattaacCCATTTttatacagagttccaaagaatagcaaggagatataagaaagccttcctaagtgatcaatgcaaagaaacagaggaaaacaatagaatgggaaagtcgaaagatctcttcaagaaatttagagacacaaagggaacatttcatgcaaagatgggctcaataaaggaaagagatgatatggacttaacagaagcagaagatattaagaaggggtgacaagtatacacagaaggactgtacaaaaaagatcttcacgacccagaaaatcaagatggtgtgatcactcacctagagccagacatcctggaatgggaattCAAtaggcccttaggaagcatcactatgaacaaagctagtggaggtgatggaattccagttgaactatttcaaatcctaaaagatgatgctgtgaaagggctgcactcaatatgccaggaaatttggaaaactcagcagtggccacaggactggaaatggtcagttttcatcccaatccttaagaaaggcaatgccaaaaatcctcaaactactacacagttgcactcatctcacatgctagtaaagtaatgctcaaaattctccaagccagtcttgaACGtgatgtgaaccatgaacttgcagatgttcaagctggttttagaaaaggcagaggaaccagagatcaaattgccaacatccactggatcataaaaacaaacaacaacaacaaaaaaaaaccaagaaagttccagagaaacacctatttctggtttattgactatgctgaagcctctgattgtgtggatcacaataaactgtggaaaattctgaaagagatgggaataccagaccacctgaactgcctcttgagaaatctgtatgcaggtcaggaagcaacagttagaactgtacatggaacaacaaactccttttctaaataggaaaaggagtatgtcaaggctttatattgccaCCATGCTTATTGCCACCAtactctatgcagagtacatcatgagaaacgttgggctggatgaagcacaagctggtatcaagattgccatgagaaatatcaataacctcagacatgcacaTGACACTatgcttatggtagaaagcatagaagaactaaagagcctcttgatgaaagtgaaagaggagagtgaaaaagttggcttaaagctcaacattcagaaaacaaagatcatggcatctggtcccatcacttcatggcaaatagacggagaaacagTGGCAGTGGCAGgatttacttttgggggctccaaaatcactgcagatggtgactgcagccatgaaacaaaaagacgcttactccttggaaggaaagttatgaccaacctggacagcatatttaaaagcagagacatttctttgccaacaatgATCTGTCAAGTTAAGggtatgatttttctagtagtcatgtatggatgtgagagttggactataaagaaagctgagtgccgaagaattgatgctttttattttattttatttttaaactttacataattgtattagttttgccaaatatcgaaatgaatccgccacaggtaaacatgtgttccccatcctgaaccctcctccctcctccctccccataccatccctctgggtcgtcccagtgcactagccccaagcatccagaatcgtgcattgaacctggactggcaacttgtttcttacatgatattttacatgtttcaatgtcattctcccaaatcttcccaccctctccctctcccacagagtccataagactgttctatacatcagtgtctcttttgctgtctcatacaccgggttattgttaccatctttctaaattccatatatatgcgttagtatactgtatttatgtttttccttctggcttacttcactctgtataataggctccagtttcatccacctcattagcactgattcaaatgtattctttttaatggctgagtaatactccattgtgtatatgtaccacagctttcttatccattcatctgctgatggacatctaggttgcttccatgtcctggctattataaacagtgctgcgatgaacattggggtacatgtgtctctttcccttctggtttcctcagtgtgtatgcccagcagtgggattgctggatcataaggcagttatatttccagtttttaaaggaatctccacactgttctccatagtggctgtactagtttgcattcccaccaacagtgtaagagggttcccttttctccacaccctctccggcatttattatttgtagacttttggatcacagccattctgactggtgtgaagtggtacctcatagtggttttgatttgcatttctctgataatgagtgatgttgagcatcttttcatgtgtttgttagccatctgtatgtcttctttggagaaatgtctatttagttctttggcccattttttgattgggtcgtttatttttctggagttgagctgtaggagttgcttgtatatttttgagattagttgtttgtcagttgcttcatttgctattattttctcccattctgaagactgtcttttcaccttgctaatagtttcctttgatgtgcagaagcttttaaggttaattaggtcccatttgtttatttttgattttatttccaatattctgggaggtgggtcatagaggatcctgctgtgatgtatgtcagagagtgttttgcctatgttctcctctaggagttttatagtttctggtcttacgttgagatctttaatccattttgagtttatttttgtgtatggtgttagaaagtggtctagtttcattcttttacaagtggttgaccagatttcccagcaccacttgttaaagcgattgtctttaatccattgtatattcttgcctcctttgtcaaagataaggtgtccatatgtgtgtggatttatctctgggctttctattttattccattgatctatatttctgtctttgtgccagtaccatactgtcttgataactgtggctttgtagtagagcctgaagtcaggtaggttgattcctccagttgcattcttctttctcaagatcactttggctattcgaggttttttgtatttccgtacaaattgtgaaattatttgttctagctctgtgaagaatactgttggtagcttgatagggattgcattgaatctataaattgctttgggtattatactcattttcactatattgattcttccaatccatgaacatggtatatttctccatctattagtgtcctctttgatttctttcaccagtgttttatagttttctatatataggtctttagtttctttaggtagatatattcctaagtattttaatctttccgttgcaatggtgaatggaattgtttccttaatttctctttctgttttctcattattagtgtataggaatgcaagggatttctgtgtgttgattttatatcctgcaactttactatagtcattgattatttctagtaattttctggtggaatctttagggttttctatgtagaggatcatgtcatctgcaaacagtgagagttttacttcttcttttccaatttggattccttttatttctttttctgctctgaaagtgaagggctggaaaaagattttccatgcaaatagggaccaaaagaaagcaggagtagcaatactcatatcagataaaatagactttaaaacaaaggctgtgaaaagagacaaagaaggtcactacataatgatcaaaggatcaatccaagaagaagatataacaattataaatatatatgcacccaacacgggagcaccacagtacgtaagacaaatgctaacaagtatgaaaggagaaattaacaataacacagtaatagtgggacactttaataccccacttacacctatggatagatcaactaaacagaaaattaacaaggaaacacaaactttaaacgatacaatagaccagttagacctaattgatatctatagaacatttcatcccaaaacaatgaatttcacctttttctcaagcgcacatggaaccttctccaggatagatcacatcctgggccataaagctagccttggtaaattcaaaaaaatagaaatcattccaagcattttttctgaccacaatgcagtaagattagatctcaattacaggagaaaaactattaaaaactccaacatatggaggctgaacaacacgctgctgaataaccaacaaatcacagaagaaatcaaaaaagaaatcaaaatttgcatagaaacgaatgaaaatgaaaacacaacaacccaaaacctgtgggacacggtaaaagcagtcctaaggggaaagttcatagcaatacaggcatacctcaagaaacgagaaaaaagtcaaataaataacctaactctacacctaaagcaactagaaaaggaagaaatgaagaaccccagggttagtagaaggaaagaaatcttaaaaattagagcagaaataaatgcaaaagaaacaaaagagaccatagcaaaaatcaacaaaacccaaagctggttctttgaaaggataaataaaattgacaaaccattagccagactcatcaagaaacaaagggagaaatatcaaataaacaaaattagaaacgaaaatggagagatcacaacagacaacacagaaatacaaaggatcataagagactactatcaacaattatatgccaataaaatggacaacgtggaagaaatggacaaattcttagaaaagtacaaccttccaaaactggaccaggaagaaatagaaaatcttaacagacccatcacaagcacggaaatggaaactgtaatcaaaaatcttccagcaaacaaaagccccggtccagacggcttcacagctgaattctaccaaaaatttagagaagagctaacacctatcctgctcaaactcttccaaaaaattgcagagaaaggtaaacttccaaactcattctatgaggccaccatcaccctaataccaaaacctgacaaagatcccacaaaaaaagaaaactacaggccaatatcactgatgaacatagatgcaaaaatccttaacaaaattctagcaatcagaatccaacaacacattaaaaagatcatacaccatgaccaagtgggctttatcccagggatgcaaggattcttcaatatccgcaaatcaatcaatgtaatacaccacattaacaaattgaaaaataaaaaccatatgattatctcaatagatgcagagaaagcctttgacaaatttcaacatccatttatgataaaaactctccagaaagcaggaatagaaggaacatacctcaacataataaaagctatatatgacaaactcacagcaaacattatcctcaatggtgaaaaattgaaagcatttcctctaaagtcaggaacaagacaagggtgcccactttcaccattactattcaacatagttttggaagttttggccacagaattgatgcttttgaactgtggtgttgaagaagactcttgagagtcccttggagtgcaaggaaattcaaccagtccatcctaaaggaaatcagtcctgaatattcattggaagaactggtgttgaagctgaaactacaaaactttggccacctgatgagaagagctgactcatttggaaagaccctgatgctaggaaagattgaaggtggaaggaaaaggggacaacagaggatgagatggttggatggcatcaccgactcaatggacgagtttgaataaactctggccATTGCTGCTGTTAACCCTCTTCAGCTAAAACATCTTTTCCACAAAAAGTTTCTGAAATCTGGTGCTTGTTGAGGGGCCCTCATGAGAAGATGTGTTGTTCCCTGTGTCCCCCACTGTCATGGATGCTGTAGCCCCCCCAACAAGCATCTGTGCCATCAGGCTGTTTTGGGACTGCAGCCTTCTCTAAAGGGTCATGGAGGCCCCCTCCAGTGGGAACAAGAGGATCCAGTCACCCCAGACAGAGGGTCCCATAGAATACAACTTCATGCCTACTGGGACTCCTGAGGACCCTGGGCCAGCCTGTCAAATTAACCCCCTCGCCTGGCGTCCTCAGTGAACACAGGGAGTCAGAGTCTTGGTCTATGGACAAGtctcctgtggacagaagaaGGGGCCCACATCCTGCAGAGACCCCAGGTGAGGCACAGAAGACTGAGGGTTCCTAGGGGATGCATGTGTGGCTCACCTGACAGCCCTGGGTGACCATGGGGTGTGACATCCAGCTGTGACATCGTTGATCTTGCTGGGAGGGGAGAAGTGAGAGTCACAGAGCTCGAGTTCAGGTCAGAAGTGTGAAGGAGCCCAGGTGTGCTAGGAGTCAAGGTAGACTGCTGAGGGGGACTCTGGGACCCTAGGACATACAGGTGGTCACTGCTTTTAGCCCTGGGAGACACCGGCAGGGTTGTGGGAACCAGCCCTGAACCCTGGTTTTCCTCTTGGGTGTCCTGGCTCGAGAGGGTCTGGGTCTCTAAGGGAAGCAAAATCAGGTGGGCAGAGGGCAATGCCCAGACTAGCTGAGAGTCAAGGTGAAgaacacaaagaaggctgagtgactcCTGGGACATCATCTCAGCCCATGGCATCCTCAGTCACTAAGAAACTTTGGGCTTGGAGCCATATTAGAATGTCCACAGCCTCCTCCAGGGGCCTCAGGGCAGTGAGGCCCTTGGTGTGAGGGTCTGGTCTCTGCCGAGGACTTCGGCATCCCAGGACCTGCCAGAGCTCAGGATGAGGACCCAGAGGGAAAACACAGGTGACCCCACAGTTCCACGCCTCTGCTGCCACCCTGGGCATCCCTGGCGGTGGGATGAGCACTTCACAGGGTGTCCTGACTTCTGCATCAGGGTCTCAGAGCGAGTGGGGACCTGGGATAAGGGGTGGAGTCTCATGTGGACAGAGGGGAGGGTGCAGGTCCTCCAAGAAGTCAAAAGGAATACACTGACAGAGGACTCAGGGGATCCTGGACCCCAATCTGAGGGGACCCCACAGGTCACTGCCCCTATCTTCAGCCCTGGGAGGTCTCGATGTGGAATTAGCACTCCAGGCTGGTCCTCATTTCCTGACATTCGGGTCTCAGAGAGACTGCCTACCTGGTAAGAGGGACGGGGCCAGATATTGGGAGAGGAGAGAATCCCAGGTCCTGCCTGGGGACAAGGTAATGTCCTGAGGGAGGACTGAGGGGACCCCAAGGGAGGACTGACGGGACTCAGAGATCCCCACCCCTGTCGTCCACCGTGGGAGACCCTCGGGTGAGAAGAGCACACTGGGCCTTTCCTGACTTCCTGACATCCAGGTCTCAGAGAGACTGTGGCCCTGGCGGGAATAGCCAGGCCTCAGGTGTGGAGAGGACAGAGCCCAGGTCCTAGTGGGAGTCAAGGTGAGGACCCTGAGGGAGGACTATGGCCAGACCCCAGAACTCAGAGGACCCTGGTATTCCCCGGGCAGGACGACCTCGTGCAGCATTTCCTGACATCCGGGTCTGAGAGACTGGGGACCTCGTGAGAGTGGTAGGGCCTCAAAATGGTGAATGGGAGAATCCTGTGTCCTGCCTGGAGACCAGGCTCCATGTGAGGAAGGACTGAGGCTGTTAGACCCCAAGGCAGGGAGGCATCCTGGCCCTTGTGGTGGGTCTTGGAGGCCCCAGAGTGGGGTGAGCAGTTTATCAGCTCTGGCTTAGGAGCCTCGGGAGGTGAGGTGTTAGGGCGGAGGGTGGAGGCATCAGAGCCACAGAGGTTGGACTCCCGAGGCCCCGAGGCAGGACTGAGCAGACCCCCACCTCTGAGGGAAGTGTTAGGAGGCCAGGCCAGACATGAGGAGGAGGTGATGACCAAGCATTTCCCCAGCCTACGACCTGTGGGAGGCCCTGGGCAGGTGTGGCCACATTGGTGCCCCTCAGTGCTTTCTGTAAAGACTCAGGTTTTGTTCTGAGTTACCCTGCAAGTCCCCATAGGGGAGGGGCCAGGCCGTGCCAGGGGAAAGGGGGCACTACAAGAGAGCCCCAAGAGGACCACCTACCCTGTGGGTGGTGGCCTGTGGGGGCCTCACAGTGTCCACCCCTCCTACCAGCACAGAAGGCCCAAGTCTGTGCCACAATCTACTCCCGAGGTGTCCCTCCATTTCTCTCACAGGGGCTCCAGGAACCAGGAGGCAAAGGCAGATGTCTGAGGCCCGAGTCCATAGGTCAGAGAGCTGAGGAGGTCCAGGCAGTGCCAAGAGTCAAGGTGAGTTGGCTACCCTGAGTGTGCACCAGGGACTCCACATCCCAGAACAGTGGGGACCCCAAAAGGCCCTAATCCTCCCCACCATGTCAGCCCCACAACCTCAAGCTGTGCTGACTGCACACTGGTGAGCCACCTCACATCCTCCTTCAGGTAGCCAGGGGTTAGGCCGCTTAGGAGGGGCTCCTCTATGAGGCCTGAGAGCACCCCTCAAGGGGAGACTTGTAAGTGGCCTGAGTCAGACCGCCCAGGGTGGGTTTCTCAGCCGAGGACACTCACAACCACCCTCTCCCGCAGGCCCAGGATCCCCATCTGTCCCCCTGCCTCACCCCTGTCTGCACGTCAACCCTGGTCATCATGCAAGGGATGCATGAGCTCTGCCAGCCTGAGAGAGTCTTTCAGGATCCAAGAAAGGAAGAGGGCCTGATGGAGGCACAGTTCATTTGGggtgaggagaaggaggtggaggaggaggtggaggaggaggagaatgaagaggagcaggaggtagagaaggaggaggaggaccagcagcagcagcaggtggagggaggaggagcaaGTAGAGGAAGCAGATGCAGctaccttctccttctcctggtCTGGGGTACCCTGGaggaagtggctgctgctgcaaCACCCAGTCTCCCCCAGAGCCCTCTGGGTGTCTGGCCCTCTCCCAATGCCATGGCTGCCACTCTGGGGAGCCAATATGAAGAAAATGGCCTCAGCAGGCAAGATGAAGTGCTAAGTACCTCACGTGACCAGGAAGATGCCAGATCCTGGCTCTGAGATGCACTGCGGGTGAAGAAGAATGAGCTGGTGCAATTCCTGCTCAGCAGGTGTCTTGCCAAGGAGCCGATCACAAAGGCAGAAGTGCTGAACAGTGTGCTCAAAGATTACCAGGACCAGGTGGTCTTCGGTCAAGCCTCAGAGTATTTGCAGCTGGTCTTTAGCTTGGAGGTGAAGGAGGTGGACCCCAGTGAGCACACCTATATCCTggtcccctccctgggcctcacccTCAGTGAGATGCTGAGCGATGGGCAGAGGTTGCCCAAGGCCGGCCTCCTGGTGGTGATCCTGTGCCTGATCGCTGTGGAGGACTGCCACGCCCCTGAGGAGGAGATCTGGGGAGCACTCAGCAGGATGGGGGTGTGTCTCGGTAAGAACACTTCATCTATGGGGAGCCCAGGGAGCTGCTCACCCAAGTGTGGGTGCAGGAGGGGTACCTGGTGTACCGGCAGGTGCCTGATGATGACCCTGCTTGCTACGAGTTCCTGTGGGGTCCCCAGGGCTATGTGGAGACCAGCAAGTTTAAAGACCTGGAATATCTGGACAGAGTTTGTTGAAGGGATCCCAGCTCCTTCCAACCCCTCTGCAAAGGCTgcgagggaggaggaaagaggacTCTGAGCCAGAGCAGCAGCCAGGCTCCTTCCGGGCCCATGTCCAACAGCTTGTCCTAGGGGGCAGGAAAGGAGGCTGATTCTTCCCTTTGTTATTGAAGAGGAACCAGTCAGCCTTCTCAGCAGTGAAGGTCCGGGCCCGTTGGGGGAACCcggtgtgtggcatctttgtgtTCCTGTTCTCTACAATGACATGGAGGctcatctctgttttctttaggaatttttcaaatgttattcctttttatagaAGACAATGCATTCCAGTATCTAACTATGTCAATGACGTTGATCATCACACTGTGTTTGTACTTAACCAGTTCAAGATGAAGAGTTTTCCTGTTCTGTGAAAGAGAGTAGGAACACGTCCATTTTATTCTGTGGTCCTGCACAAGATAACATGGAATTAGAATTAGAATGATTTTGGAAATGTGAATTTATTTAGCAGTGATATAGTTggtggaaaaattagaaaataaaaaatgatattagTGAATTCTTGCTTCTTATACCTTGTGTGTGTTCATTTTGTACAGCTAAGGGATCTCAGTTTATGTGGATTTTCCTGGGTTATCAAAAGAAGTAGCAATTTATCTGAGTCAAGCAGCCCCCTCCTCACTGgcacatttattgaaaagaccttTATGGAGCCTCTGCTCCATGAAAGGCCCTGTGTTAGCAGTGGGGACACTGGGAGAAGCAGGACACTCCCATACCTAGAGCGATGGTCTGGGAGCCACAGTCATATGAGGTGCAtcatgggagggaggggaaatgggACATTGCTGTAAGGTGTCCTTTTGGCTCTTGAATAAACCCCAGAGAGATCTCTTTTGGGGGCAGCATGGAAGGGGTCCTAGCTCTTGTCACTTTGCTGCTGACCACAAGGATGGCACAGGTGTTTTCTACCCATTATCTGCTAGGAATCCTGAAGAACTCCCATCTCACTCCCTTGAAGTGATGCCCAGAAATCCATGGACTGACCCTCTCTTTCCTGGTCCTGGGGGCCCAGAACTCAAGGTGTTAACTAGCTTTCAATTATCGTCATTGTAATTGGGCATTGTAATCAAAGACTCAACATTTATTGGTGCTGCAATGACGGAAGGTAAGTATTTGGATGCAAGACCACCTGGGACACATGCAAAGAGTGGTTCCTGCTTCTGTTTCCTGGAGCTGCTTGGGTCCTGCTGGAACACTCCTCCACACCCAAATTTTACAGGTCCTCTAACTGGAAATAGGCCTTTCTGGGTAGCCCATAcaatgaagaatctgcttgcattgtgggagtcctgggttcaatccctgggtcaggaagatccccctggagaaaggcatggcaactcactccactattcttgtctggagaattccatggacagaggatcctggcaatcTATAGTCAATGGAGTTgtagaatcagatatgactgagcgactaacactatggTCCACTACAGTCTAAGTAGAAaagtttcttagttttatttatgaAACATCCTGTTT
This genomic interval from Bos indicus x Bos taurus breed Angus x Brahman F1 hybrid chromosome X, Bos_hybrid_MaternalHap_v2.0, whole genome shotgun sequence contains the following:
- the LOC113888151 gene encoding LOW QUALITY PROTEIN: melanoma-associated antigen 1-like (The sequence of the model RefSeq protein was modified relative to this genomic sequence to represent the inferred CDS: inserted 1 base in 1 codon) codes for the protein MAIIYTEVAIVVKYFFQFGFFSWNKNVELNKDKPYHPPNIIGVEKKDAYVLYDLIQVLALFFHHSSLKILPAHRPWHVPENRACHGLWDADNIMDSGSEKVDLGNELSLSHGRRASSNLLKSINLAMSMDAVHMAFPEHPAASTVTNMYVLMFLADTMDFIIIVFGFWAFGGLQEPGGKGRCLRPESIGQRAEEVQAVPRVKAQDPHLSPCLTPVCTSTLVIMQGMHELCQPERVFQDPRKEEGLMEAQFIWDALRVKKNELVQFLLSRCLAKEPITKAEVLNSVLKDYQDQVVFGQASEYLQLVFSLEVKEVDPSEHTYILVPSLGLTLSEMLSDGQRLPKAGLLVVILCLIAVEDCHAPEEEIWGALSRMGVCLGXEHFIYGEPRELLTQVWVQEGYLVYRQVPDDDPACYEFLWGPQGYVETSKFKDLEYLDRVC